The genomic DNA CTGACACACATTAAGTGGGTTTGTAAAGAGTACTCAGACTATTAGTGTGAAGGAGGAAGTTGTTGAGCAGCAATTAAGCCATGTTATACAAGACTTTCACAGAAATAAAGCACTACTTGTTAACAAATCAACATTGTTAGAAATGTTTTGACTAAATATGTCATGAGATTTAGCAGCACATTTCAGCAATTTAACAACAAAGATGATGATCTGAGGATGTTTCACAACAATTACATGCATGTGATGGGAAAAAACataaactttgtttttctgtaaaatcTGTTATTGATTTTAGTGATGGTGCACAGTTTAGAGAAAGACAGGTGATTGGTGTTTTTGAATGCAGATATTGAAGGGCATCCCTCTTATTCATCAGCTGGTGTGGCCATGGAAGGGCATTTGGGACGTCCAGAAGCAGGCAGAAGGTTTTCCCAGTACTCTCGGTGAGCCCTAAGGTGATTTTTGGTGGATAAGTTGGACAAGACAGAGTGCTAGTTTAGCTGGTTGGAAATCAACACTTCTGTAGAGCAGTACATATTACATATATTACACTTTCTTAATGCCACTTTACATTACAGTGTACAGCTTTCTGTCAAAATTCCTGATTttagaaaagaaacaaatgtttctGCTCGCTCTCACCTGGCTCTGACCCAGGGTTTAGTGTGCATCTCCAGAGCAGCTCCCCAGAGTCCGTGCTTCTCTGAAGCTGGTGGGAGGaatcctctctctgcagccagcTCCTCTGCTATAGCTCTGATATGGTAGGCCTCAAATCCACAGCAGCCACCGATGTAGCGAATTCCAGCATTGTAAGCCTCTCTGGCGTATTTATGGACGTCCCAGCGGGTCATTGATCTGGTCTCCAGTGCTGAGAGGAGAGTAACGTGGAAATCTGGGCATTTACTTCATTTTAGCAATAAcattaaatgaaagaaattaagttgtcaaaccaaaaacaacaattttccaatctatatcttttttttttcttcatcctacagaaaacaaaatgctgacCGAAGGGGAACTCAGGCAGGCTGACGTATCCAGTGTGGTTGCACTCAGGTGTGTGAAAGCCCAGCGGCTGGACCATGAGATGGGCTTTGAGACCGGCTTTCTCTAATCCCTCCTTCATTAACCCCACTGTACGAACACACGTCAGAGGGTCCAAGTGGCAGTTTATCCCAACAATGTCAGCTcctgcacatgaacacatacacataaagcATACTCAGgctgtgcagctgaaacacaataTGTGCCTTGTGAACCACATCACAGAAGGTCAGCGTACCGGCTTTGACCAGCCTGACAGCACACTCTCCAGGTGGGACTCCTTGCATGTCTCCATGAGGGGAGATGCACAGTGTCGCAGCCACTGGTTTCCCGCTGGTCTTCAGCACCTCCACGGCCCACACTGCCTCTTCCACATTCTCAAAGAACTGCAGgaaaaatatgtataatatgTTAAGAAGTCTGCAATGTGGTTTTAGTTCAGGTTTTGTCTCCTCCAACCcttgagaaaaatatctgcttCTTCAGCTGCTACATGCTCAATATTCTTCACAAGCCAGTTGCTAACTTTTTGTGAATGTCATTTGGTGCAGGGTAGGTGACGCAGAGCGGGTTTATCAGAGTTTATCAGAATCAAAACTGTGATACAGGAACGGCAAAAAGGGAAAGTCATGATTACATTATAATTAATTGTTATTACAGATTCATTTGATTCAATGTTGAGATCAAAAATACttattaatgcaggtttaagtaCATGGCAATTAATTGCACAATTAGTACCTCAGCTATAAAGAAATCAATGTCCTTCTTGAGGAAGTCCTTCATCTGTTTATCAAAGATGGCCTTGACTGCTCTCTCATCGTGACTCATCACATAGCAGGGTGTCTGAGACACACCCCCAGCAACCAATGCATCACCCTCATTGGCTACCTCCCTGGCCAAGTCGCAGGCGTCTTCATTGATCTGGGCGCCCTGGATAAGATGAAAGAAGATTGGACTAATATCAGTCTGATATGAGGACATTTTTTAGAATGTAATGCAAACAGAACAACAGTGTTATTAAATGTCCTAATGATTAATAAGGTTTTGTACTGACGCTGATGGCAGTGACATTGCCACTGATCTCCAGCTTATCTTCACTGCAGTAGAAGGTGAAAGTCTGAATCACACTGGATCCTGATCTCAGGAACTCCCTGTGCAGCTGCcgcactgacagagagacagagagcgagacaagagaggagaggcacgaATTAAAAAGAACTTCATACAAGTCAGCTGTGATCTTTATAAAGTAGGGAACTGTCCAGGGGCAAGGCTGGATGTCACGCTGACATGCTGTCTGCATGTCAGTGGGTTCTGGTGCTTTATTCATTGTGAATGCATTGGCGAATTGGCACCACTAATTAGTTTTGCATCATGGGTGGGTTAATACCTGCTTCAGGGTGTTCAACAGCTGCTTCAGGTGTCCAATGTCCAGCCTTCACATAACCTCGTCGCTCCAGCTGAATCACATAACCTCCATCTCCTACAACCACCTCTCCAGCATTTAGTCGCTCCAAGATGCCctgagtgaacacacacacacacacacacgcacgcacgcacgcacgcacgcacgcacgcacgcacgcacgcacgcacgcacgcacacacacacacacacacacacacacacacacacagttactgtACTCACcaaaagcatgcatgcacaaactgGTATGTTATGCAGATGTCCACTCAGGTTCTAAAGACTAAAGTGAGGGACAGGTAACTCGGGTATGAAGTGTTTCAAACAGATGCTGATAAACTTGTTTGCTCATGGAAAATAGATAAGGTTTGCCAGGTCTCCTGGAAATGATTTGAGTCTCTTAGAGAGTTGTGAATAATTGGTTGAGACACTCTGCATAGTTATGTGTTCAGATTTTCCTGAGGTAGTAAACCAACATGTACAACAGTTGTCAACATTGTTGTTTCTTCCTCACTGCTTGCCAGTTTAGGAAATGATATTCTGAATagtcagaggtggaagaagtgctcagatttttttacttgagtaaaaataGCAATACCCCAGTGGAGAAATACCTGTGAGAAATACCCTGTTACAAGTAAGCATCCaacattcaaaatcttacttaaaaatgagcgtaagtaaaagtactctttATGCGAAATGGCCCTTTTCATAATATGGCATTACATAATGATATATATTATCATGTGTAATTAGTGATTCATTATCATGTCAGCAtcattaatgttgcagctggtatACTactgggtagtttaatctataGCGATAATTACATAACACATTGATGATGaattatattttagatttttttttatctcattcTGTACAGTAATGGGTAACTAAAGTTGTCAATTAAAGGTtgtgcagtaaaaagtaaaataatgtCCTGCAAAATGGAGTGGAGTGAAAGTGTAAAGTAGCCTTAATTTGGAAATATGCAAGTAAAGTACTCAATTGCgatacttgagtaaatatatcTATTCATTTCCCACCACTGTGAATAGTTAATATGTAACAGTATTTTCCCTGCTAAACTCCCTTTCTAAATATTTACAGGCATGGACATGTTCCAGAGCACAGTGATGTGTTTGTTCCCATAATCATCCAAACGTCAGTTTCCAAATCCGAATATCAATGACAAAACTGTATGATAAACATCCTCAGTACACAGTGTACTTTCTAACATTTTCCATTAACATTTTGCATGAAATGCTCTTTGGAAGgcagtgttttatgtttttaatatgCTCTGGAAATTTGGACAGTTCAGTAAATAACATCCACAAATTTCATGACAGACAAGACTCAACCTACCTGCTCAGGTCAGAATGACAGATAACTGTTCATGTTTCTTTGACTTACCCTCCTTTTGCTCTCCATTGCAGACAATGTTCCAGCTGCTCAATGGAGGGGGTTGTATACATACATGCTCCGAGTGCCACTCCCCCTTCTCATGTCAATGGACCCGTCCCCTTAACCCTTTCTGTTCCCTTTCCTGCTCACTTCAATCAAAATATCTGCAAATGCAActacatacaaaacataaatatctTTGTAAAGGTAAAAAAGACACTGAGATCCATTTTAAAGATTAGTAAGGGGAATTAACACGTTGGACCAAAGGAAAAGTAAAGCATCAAAGGTTTTTTGCTAACAGTGATTCTAAAGTCGTGTTTGAATTCCTTTAGGAAAAATTAGCTGAGAAAACACACGAGTACATCTGGCTGATGAAGCTCTAGTGAAAATTCAGCCAGGA from Chaetodon trifascialis isolate fChaTrf1 chromosome 6, fChaTrf1.hap1, whole genome shotgun sequence includes the following:
- the LOC139332126 gene encoding betaine--homocysteine S-methyltransferase 1-like, which encodes MESKRRGILERLNAGEVVVGDGGYVIQLERRGYVKAGHWTPEAAVEHPEAVRQLHREFLRSGSSVIQTFTFYCSEDKLEISGNVTAISGAQINEDACDLAREVANEGDALVAGGVSQTPCYVMSHDERAVKAIFDKQMKDFLKKDIDFFIAEFFENVEEAVWAVEVLKTSGKPVAATLCISPHGDMQGVPPGECAVRLVKAGADIVGINCHLDPLTCVRTVGLMKEGLEKAGLKAHLMVQPLGFHTPECNHTGYVSLPEFPFALETRSMTRWDVHKYAREAYNAGIRYIGGCCGFEAYHIRAIAEELAAERGFLPPASEKHGLWGAALEMHTKPWVRARAHREYWENLLPASGRPKCPSMATPADE